In Streptomyces nojiriensis, one genomic interval encodes:
- a CDS encoding SH3 domain-containing protein translates to MPSPAQPFGTVVSSSGVNLRRYPSTDSSLVGNLNHGAVIGLHSKVHAQAIDGNSIWYLLRDQAVWVAARHVDNTGEVPLSKDAQPASPQG, encoded by the coding sequence ATGCCCAGTCCAGCTCAGCCGTTCGGCACGGTCGTCAGCAGCAGCGGCGTGAACCTGCGGAGGTATCCGAGTACTGATTCCTCCCTCGTCGGCAACCTGAACCACGGCGCCGTGATCGGTCTGCACAGCAAGGTGCACGCGCAGGCCATCGACGGCAACAGCATCTGGTACCTGCTGCGCGACCAGGCCGTGTGGGTCGCCGCCCGCCACGTCGACAACACCGGCGAGGTGCCGCTGTCCAAGGACGCCCAGCCCGCTTCCCCCCAGGGCTGA
- a CDS encoding SpoIIE family protein phosphatase gives MDAPAPGPSEVPEDPFALRNSASAVLDDHGRVVGWSERAQERLGYPPDEVLGRMAAEFLFESHDLEAVRDAVAACERDRSWSGVLPVLHRSGRRVELGFRARAVIRAGSAREWFLVVAPAEEVLQWETDRSVLDGLFRRSPIGLSVHAPDLSILRINRALARFTQLPAAEIRSRRIGDFLIGPDLKIIETRLRRVLETGAPLIFTEQRCRLRSDPDHERVVSVSAFRMEDPSGGILGVTQLVEDVTDRYRARRRLALLNRASARIGTTLDLGQTTRELADVAVPELADAVSVDLLESVARGDDTAEEEGGPVRRMAVQSVMAEALQVMYAAGEVFHFDPRTPQARCLAEQQPILEPELRSNPRWYFQDAERTRRAVDLHAHSLIVVPLTARGLLLGLLSLWRADRPEPFEEDDLTLAEEFAARAALCIDNARRYTQQHQAALTLQRSLLPQELPEYSAVEVAHLYLPADPATGVGGDWFDVIPLSGARVALVVGDVVGHGLHAAATMGRLRTAVHTLASLDYAPDEVLSHLDDLVNRLADEQEPADGRSRGPQIVGATCLYAVYDPISRRCTLARAGHLPPAVVTSDGTVSLPDLPEGPPLGLGGLPFECAELELAEGSLLALYTDGLVEARGLDLDEGLSRLREALSRPGRSLGETCTAVQGALLPEHPPDDVALLLARTRVLAPEQVASWELPGEPTAAARARHLTETTLTGWGLEELAFTAELVVSELVTNAYRYGGGTPVTLRLIRDRSLICEISDSSSTAPHLRRARTTDEGGRGLFLVAQLTERWGTRYTRDGKTVWTEFPLAAAVPGHFAAAANHVPDG, from the coding sequence ATGGACGCACCGGCGCCGGGACCGAGCGAGGTGCCCGAGGACCCGTTCGCACTGCGCAACTCGGCCTCGGCGGTACTGGACGACCACGGCAGGGTCGTCGGCTGGAGCGAGCGCGCACAGGAGCGCCTCGGCTACCCGCCCGACGAGGTGCTGGGCCGCATGGCCGCCGAATTCCTTTTCGAGTCCCATGACCTTGAGGCGGTCCGGGACGCGGTGGCCGCGTGCGAGCGCGACCGGAGCTGGTCCGGTGTCCTGCCCGTCCTGCACCGCAGCGGGCGACGGGTGGAGCTGGGCTTCCGCGCCCGCGCCGTCATCCGGGCCGGCTCGGCCCGCGAGTGGTTCCTCGTCGTCGCCCCGGCGGAGGAGGTGCTCCAGTGGGAGACGGACCGGTCCGTCCTGGACGGTCTGTTCCGGCGCTCCCCGATCGGCCTGTCCGTCCACGCCCCCGACCTCAGCATCCTGCGGATCAACCGGGCGCTGGCCCGGTTCACGCAGCTTCCCGCGGCGGAGATCCGGAGCCGGCGCATCGGCGACTTCCTCATCGGTCCGGACCTGAAGATCATCGAAACCCGGCTGCGCCGGGTGCTGGAGACGGGCGCTCCCCTGATCTTCACCGAGCAGCGCTGCCGCCTGAGGAGCGACCCCGACCACGAGCGGGTGGTCTCGGTGTCGGCGTTCCGGATGGAGGACCCCTCCGGCGGGATCCTCGGAGTCACCCAACTGGTGGAGGACGTCACCGACCGCTACCGGGCCCGGCGGCGGCTCGCCCTGCTCAACCGGGCGAGCGCCCGCATCGGCACCACACTGGATCTCGGCCAGACCACCCGGGAACTGGCCGACGTAGCCGTCCCCGAACTCGCGGACGCCGTCTCGGTGGATCTGCTGGAGTCGGTGGCCCGGGGCGACGATACCGCCGAGGAGGAGGGCGGACCGGTCCGCAGAATGGCCGTCCAATCGGTCATGGCAGAGGCCCTGCAGGTGATGTACGCCGCCGGCGAGGTCTTCCACTTCGACCCGCGCACCCCGCAGGCCAGGTGCCTCGCCGAACAGCAGCCCATCCTCGAACCGGAGCTCCGGAGCAACCCCCGCTGGTACTTCCAGGATGCGGAGCGCACCCGGCGCGCCGTCGACCTGCACGCGCACTCACTGATCGTCGTACCGCTGACTGCCCGCGGCCTGCTCCTCGGCCTGCTCAGCCTGTGGCGGGCCGATCGGCCCGAGCCGTTCGAGGAGGACGACCTCACGCTCGCGGAGGAATTCGCCGCGCGGGCCGCCCTGTGCATCGACAACGCCCGCCGCTACACCCAGCAGCACCAGGCCGCGTTGACCCTGCAGCGCAGCCTGCTGCCGCAGGAGCTGCCCGAGTACAGCGCGGTCGAGGTCGCGCACCTCTATCTGCCGGCCGATCCCGCCACCGGCGTCGGCGGCGACTGGTTCGACGTCATCCCCCTGTCCGGGGCGCGCGTCGCCCTCGTCGTCGGCGACGTCGTCGGCCACGGTCTGCACGCCGCGGCCACCATGGGCCGCCTGCGCACGGCCGTACACACCCTGGCCAGCCTCGATTACGCACCGGACGAGGTCCTCTCCCACCTGGACGACCTGGTCAACCGCCTGGCAGACGAGCAGGAGCCGGCCGACGGACGCTCGCGGGGCCCGCAGATCGTCGGCGCGACGTGTCTCTACGCGGTCTACGACCCGATCTCCCGGCGCTGCACCCTGGCCCGGGCGGGCCATCTGCCCCCCGCCGTGGTGACCTCCGACGGCACGGTCAGCCTGCCCGACCTGCCCGAGGGGCCGCCGCTGGGCCTGGGCGGACTCCCTTTCGAGTGCGCCGAATTGGAACTCGCCGAGGGAAGTCTGCTCGCGCTGTACACGGACGGCCTGGTCGAGGCCCGTGGCCTCGACCTCGATGAGGGACTCTCGCGGCTGCGGGAAGCCCTGTCCCGGCCCGGCCGCTCGCTGGGGGAGACCTGCACGGCGGTGCAGGGCGCCCTGCTGCCGGAGCACCCGCCGGATGACGTCGCACTGCTCCTCGCCCGCACCCGCGTGCTGGCGCCGGAGCAGGTCGCCTCCTGGGAACTGCCCGGGGAGCCGACCGCCGCCGCCCGGGCACGGCATCTGACGGAGACCACACTGACCGGGTGGGGCCTGGAGGAGCTGGCCTTCACCGCCGAACTGGTCGTCAGCGAACTGGTCACCAACGCCTACCGGTACGGCGGCGGCACACCGGTGACCCTGCGGCTCATCCGCGACCGCAGCCTGATCTGCGAGATCTCCGACAGCAGCAGCACCGCTCCGCACCTACGGCGGGCACGCACCACCGACGAGGGCGGGCGCGGGCTCTTCCTGGTGGCCCAGCTCACCGAACGGTGGGGCACCCGCTACACCCGGGACGGCAAGACAGTCTGGACGGAGTTCCCCCTCGCCGCAGCGGTGCCGGGGCACTTCGCGGCCGCGGCGAACCACGTGCCCGACGGGTGA
- a CDS encoding SDR family NAD(P)-dependent oxidoreductase, with protein MDSERIQSCLDLIHQAQQLPVDDAQRRLLEQAAGELVRDGRLRRRAEARAERAAADAELLAATAMGACDRVMDAALPAPAPPERGLTVGEYVQVRPGPSAARRLPDRTPDGDGPSRLLNRPQRCYVCKNHYRQVHDFYHLLCPACADENLARRTARADLTGRRALLTGGRVKIGYQVALMLLRDGAELTVTSRFPQDTARRFAAAPGAAQWWHRLRIAALDLRDPRQVLAFTDHMLSQGLPLDVLINNAAQTLRRSPQAYTALSAAEPTPTPASLAAPRIWTAPGFSVPGPRTAPLPWTAELAPRIRTPHALPATAPAAHAPVAAALPQEAVDEAGLLPETTATNSWTLRLGQIDPTELLEVQLVNAVAPFLLAGRLLPLLDASPHPDRYLINVSAVEGQFTVRNKTSDHPHTNMAKAALNMLTRTSAADLATRGIHTCSVDTGWVTDEKPLPARERHAATGWRPPLDIVDGAARIYHPIVQGRAGAPVHGVLLKDYRQVPW; from the coding sequence ATGGACAGTGAGCGCATACAGAGCTGCCTGGACCTGATCCACCAGGCACAGCAGCTACCCGTGGACGATGCTCAGCGCCGCCTGCTGGAGCAGGCCGCCGGTGAACTCGTCCGCGACGGCCGCCTTCGACGCCGTGCCGAGGCACGCGCGGAACGGGCCGCAGCCGACGCCGAGCTGCTCGCCGCCACCGCCATGGGCGCCTGCGACCGTGTCATGGACGCCGCCCTGCCCGCCCCGGCCCCGCCGGAGCGCGGACTCACGGTCGGCGAGTACGTCCAGGTCCGCCCGGGGCCGTCCGCGGCGCGCCGGCTGCCGGACCGTACACCGGACGGTGACGGGCCCTCACGACTGCTGAACCGTCCCCAACGCTGCTACGTCTGCAAGAACCACTACCGGCAGGTCCACGACTTCTACCACCTGCTGTGTCCCGCATGCGCCGACGAGAATCTCGCCCGCCGCACGGCCCGCGCCGACCTCACCGGCCGGCGTGCGCTGCTGACCGGCGGGCGCGTCAAGATCGGCTACCAGGTCGCGCTGATGCTCCTTCGGGACGGTGCCGAGCTCACGGTGACGAGCCGCTTCCCCCAGGACACGGCGCGCCGGTTCGCGGCGGCGCCCGGCGCCGCGCAGTGGTGGCACCGGCTGCGGATCGCCGCCCTGGACCTGCGCGATCCCCGGCAGGTGCTCGCCTTCACGGACCACATGCTCTCCCAAGGGCTGCCCCTGGACGTTCTCATCAACAACGCGGCCCAAACCCTGCGCCGTTCCCCCCAGGCGTACACCGCGCTGTCCGCCGCCGAGCCCACCCCGACCCCCGCGTCCCTCGCCGCGCCACGGATCTGGACCGCTCCGGGTTTTTCCGTACCCGGCCCGCGCACCGCACCTCTGCCGTGGACGGCGGAGCTCGCCCCGCGCATCCGGACGCCCCACGCGCTGCCCGCCACCGCACCCGCGGCCCACGCCCCGGTGGCCGCCGCGCTGCCGCAGGAGGCCGTCGACGAGGCGGGCCTGCTGCCGGAGACGACCGCGACCAACTCCTGGACCCTGCGTCTGGGGCAGATCGACCCGACCGAGCTGCTGGAGGTCCAGTTGGTCAACGCCGTCGCGCCGTTCCTGCTCGCCGGCCGCCTGCTGCCGCTGCTCGACGCCTCCCCGCATCCCGACCGCTACCTCATCAACGTCTCCGCGGTCGAAGGCCAGTTCACCGTCCGCAACAAGACCAGCGACCATCCGCACACCAACATGGCCAAAGCCGCCCTGAACATGCTGACCCGCACCAGCGCCGCCGACCTGGCCACCCGCGGCATCCACACCTGCAGCGTCGACACCGGCTGGGTCACCGACGAGAAGCCCCTCCCCGCCCGGGAGCGGCACGCCGCCACCGGCTGGCGCCCGCCGCTGGACATCGTCGACGGCGCCGCCCGCATCTACCACCCCATCGTGCAGGGGCGGGCAGGAGCACCCGTCCACGGCGTCCTCCTGAAGGACTACCGGCAGGTCCCTTGGTGA
- a CDS encoding GNAT family N-acetyltransferase — MAPQLRTLEAQEWDTWYRTLERAFGGPPTAPETRELWESLTEHDRSIAAWDGDACVGTAGAFSLRLSVPGAALVDTAGVTMVSVAATHRRRGLMTAMMRRQLDDVRGRGEPLAALVASEPGIYGRFGFGMATQQLSATIDTARVRLEAPAGLGTDGVRLRYADPLSALPACEAVYADQVAGRPGMPARAPGWERLAVAAPQGGGSQGGSPLECVVAEQGGTTVGYARFHHTPQWDVSGARGTIVLRDLEARDPAAYAALWQFLFGIDLTSTLVAQNRPVDDAWQHLVSDVRRCERQLRDGLFVRLVDVGAALEARPYRSPVDVVLEIEDSFCPWNEGRWRLSGDQEGASCTRTRAAADATVPVRALASAYLGGVPLTALARAGRACELRRGALAPASLAFGNETAPWLPHSF, encoded by the coding sequence ATGGCGCCACAGTTGCGGACGTTGGAGGCCCAGGAGTGGGACACCTGGTACCGGACCTTGGAACGGGCCTTCGGCGGCCCGCCCACGGCCCCGGAGACGCGCGAGCTGTGGGAGAGCCTCACCGAACACGACCGGTCCATCGCCGCCTGGGACGGCGACGCCTGCGTCGGTACCGCCGGAGCCTTCTCGCTGCGCCTGTCGGTACCGGGCGCAGCCCTGGTCGACACGGCCGGGGTGACGATGGTGAGCGTGGCGGCCACGCACCGTAGGCGGGGCCTGATGACAGCGATGATGCGGCGCCAGCTGGACGACGTCCGCGGACGGGGTGAACCGCTGGCGGCACTGGTGGCGTCCGAGCCCGGCATCTACGGCCGCTTCGGCTTCGGCATGGCCACCCAGCAGCTGTCGGCGACGATCGACACGGCGCGCGTACGCCTGGAGGCCCCGGCCGGACTCGGCACCGACGGAGTACGGCTGCGGTACGCCGATCCGCTGTCCGCGCTGCCGGCCTGCGAAGCGGTGTACGCGGACCAGGTGGCCGGGCGCCCGGGCATGCCGGCCCGCGCGCCCGGGTGGGAGCGCCTGGCCGTGGCGGCACCCCAGGGCGGCGGCAGCCAGGGCGGCTCACCGCTCGAGTGCGTCGTCGCGGAGCAGGGCGGGACCACGGTCGGGTACGCCCGGTTCCACCACACGCCGCAGTGGGACGTCTCGGGCGCACGCGGCACGATCGTGCTGCGCGACCTCGAAGCCCGGGATCCGGCCGCGTACGCGGCGTTGTGGCAGTTCCTCTTCGGGATCGATCTGACCTCGACGCTCGTGGCGCAGAACCGCCCGGTGGACGATGCGTGGCAGCACCTCGTCTCGGACGTCCGCAGGTGTGAAAGGCAGCTGCGGGACGGTCTGTTCGTCCGGCTGGTGGATGTGGGCGCCGCGCTCGAAGCCCGCCCGTACCGCTCCCCTGTCGACGTCGTCCTCGAGATCGAGGACTCCTTCTGCCCCTGGAACGAGGGCCGTTGGCGGCTCTCGGGAGACCAAGAGGGCGCGTCCTGCACGCGTACGCGCGCGGCGGCCGATGCGACCGTGCCGGTACGGGCTTTGGCCTCCGCCTACCTGGGCGGCGTCCCGCTGACCGCCCTGGCCCGGGCCGGCCGGGCCTGCGAGCTGAGAAGGGGAGCGCTCGCTCCGGCCTCACTGGCCTTCGGCAACGAGACCGCTCCCTGGCTGCCGCACTCGTTCTAG
- a CDS encoding DUF7405 family protein, whose amino-acid sequence MTDDARNSEDASPSEPRPLTAAPRPDPRGATGRTRRSVLRGGVLAAAVAGLELLGQSSVIPSRNIALAATGGDDGAGPAPVLPDIQFDIADFIAPVTDVDGVQVQFGPVHTLFATARLLRPPTRIDQVKLTGALAAIERAYPFSPSGVFTFLAYGLPYFGRLPGGLQGPLVSAHMPRLRSAANRYVLEEAVPGPTDVSPANRGITKRRFHVPVSIEGNDLLLTLRSDHAAHIQDVLRWLGGSQTLAGRPQPSPALSDLLSFTSARAMFTQIGLPRKLADDAALPYAFMVNPRSPMWMGFADQQTAGTAAADGVTFRGSGLTTAKPGSYFDHGAVQHLSHVLLDLQQFYDVDDAGVPGDDASFTERVQYMFRSTPPPAPGNADQITDGGGPAFLPNTFQGTDDALLSAQGRGTPDGEHRIGHLSCLQRSSRTADGRPLHVRMDGPGYSTMDVPGGSAQPKLEFTVFVPSADFFATMRTHQASLDLAAAHGVPEEENGLERFLTATRRQNFLTPPRRHRALPLVEFL is encoded by the coding sequence GTGACGGACGACGCCCGGAACTCAGAAGACGCAAGCCCCTCCGAGCCGCGGCCCCTTACCGCCGCCCCTCGGCCCGACCCCCGCGGTGCGACGGGACGCACCCGCCGCAGCGTCCTGCGGGGCGGGGTACTGGCCGCGGCCGTGGCCGGTCTGGAACTGCTCGGACAGTCCTCGGTCATACCGTCGAGGAACATCGCGCTCGCGGCGACAGGCGGGGACGACGGGGCCGGCCCCGCACCCGTGCTGCCCGACATCCAGTTCGACATCGCGGACTTCATCGCACCGGTCACCGACGTCGACGGGGTCCAGGTGCAGTTCGGCCCCGTGCACACCCTGTTCGCGACCGCCCGCCTGCTGCGGCCGCCCACCCGCATCGACCAGGTCAAGCTGACCGGGGCACTGGCCGCCATCGAGCGCGCGTACCCCTTCAGCCCCTCCGGAGTGTTCACGTTCCTCGCGTACGGCCTTCCGTATTTCGGACGATTACCCGGCGGACTGCAGGGCCCTCTGGTGTCCGCGCACATGCCGCGCCTGCGCTCGGCAGCCAACCGGTACGTCCTGGAGGAAGCGGTGCCCGGCCCCACGGACGTGTCCCCCGCCAACCGCGGCATCACCAAGCGCCGGTTCCACGTACCCGTGTCGATCGAGGGCAACGACCTGCTGCTCACCCTGCGCAGCGACCACGCCGCCCACATCCAGGACGTGCTCCGGTGGCTCGGCGGGAGTCAGACCCTCGCCGGCCGGCCCCAGCCCTCACCGGCCCTCTCCGACCTCCTGTCCTTCACCTCCGCCCGGGCGATGTTCACCCAGATCGGCCTGCCCAGGAAGCTGGCGGACGACGCGGCCCTCCCCTACGCGTTCATGGTCAACCCGCGTTCGCCGATGTGGATGGGCTTCGCCGACCAGCAGACCGCCGGAACCGCCGCCGCCGACGGCGTCACCTTCCGGGGGAGCGGCCTGACCACGGCGAAGCCGGGTTCCTACTTCGACCACGGCGCCGTCCAGCACCTGTCGCACGTACTCCTGGACCTCCAGCAGTTCTACGACGTCGACGACGCCGGTGTGCCGGGAGACGACGCCTCGTTCACGGAACGCGTGCAGTACATGTTCCGTTCCACACCGCCGCCTGCACCGGGGAACGCCGACCAGATCACCGACGGTGGAGGTCCCGCGTTCCTGCCGAACACCTTCCAGGGCACCGACGACGCCCTGCTGAGCGCCCAGGGCCGGGGCACCCCGGACGGGGAGCACCGGATCGGCCACCTCTCCTGCCTGCAGCGGTCGTCGCGCACGGCCGACGGCAGGCCGCTGCACGTCCGCATGGACGGCCCCGGCTACAGCACCATGGACGTACCGGGCGGCTCCGCCCAGCCCAAGCTGGAGTTCACGGTGTTCGTCCCGAGCGCCGACTTCTTCGCCACGATGCGCACCCATCAGGCCTCGCTCGACCTGGCGGCGGCCCACGGTGTCCCCGAGGAGGAGAACGGGCTGGAACGGTTCCTGACGGCGACACGGCGCCAGAACTTCCTCACGCCGCCGCGCCGCCACCGGGCGCTCCCCCTCGTCGAATTCCTCTGA
- the lanL gene encoding class IV lanthionine synthetase LanL produces MTTHPHPARPRDESADSLLLLDVARAVLSRSGGQRWTLQPTDAWCFARPPDPAGRRAHGWKLHVSATPLSAALVLARSAEVLVHRTASFKFAVDLERVVRLGDIWHDRGTGGKFITVYPDDDAHFGVLARELDVATAGLSGPRILSDRPVRPGSLVSFRYGQFGGDMILTDDGVLEPWMTGPDGSRIKDERTAGFVFPPWAAYPFPDEPGAPTTTAPVLLGGRFKVVRAVRHANKGGVYRALDERTGLDVIVKHARAHVGARLDGTDVRDRLRGEARMLERLAPLGISPGKVDLFEEQGDLFLVEELVPGQPLHLWQSARARDGGPGADEAVETVTRLLTLLRTVHEAGFVIRDFKPHNIMVTPAGDLRLIDTEYVIEPGQERAPAYTRGFAAPEVRALGLHASPAEAGRVAGPEADRFSLGVVLFSVLTDLDPRWAAGWTDDGRPQDAQPTLPLIALAHPPLAPFGELIDGLTRADPGARWTLPYALTWLAGPSGPSGMRAGAPETAAGAASPRVALPRYRPTAIDRLLDDGLAHLQRTMTPWRSTLWPAPEWNVPRSDPCNTWNGAAGVLATLTHAAQALGDATVRTTVAEAARWLDARLLGVDRLLPGLCFGRSGTAWALHDAARLLGDTAMAGRAITLAERLPTRWPSPDFTHGLSGAGTARLHLWRATADDSLLDAAFACADAVLGAADRADGDWTWPTSHDTDSVLAGAHTYGFAHGTAGVGTFLLTAAAAAEARGHAGDAGRFTAAAIGAGDTLVRAARVQDGRAAWPAEVGGKPQLRPATQWCNGPAGIGTFLVRLWSATGQRRFADLAEQAAAAAVGDPWRAIAGVCCGNAGTGHFLLDMADITGEARYRAQAEGIAAVIDAQHCTSDGLRLVADATSGSEYGNGAAGILDFLLRLRHGGARPWTVPWTASRAAEPSAEGPNP; encoded by the coding sequence ATGACCACGCATCCGCATCCCGCCCGGCCGCGCGACGAATCGGCCGACTCACTGCTGCTGCTCGATGTCGCACGTGCGGTGCTGAGCCGTTCCGGGGGGCAGCGGTGGACCTTGCAGCCGACGGACGCGTGGTGCTTCGCCCGGCCGCCGGATCCGGCCGGGCGGCGCGCCCACGGCTGGAAGCTCCACGTGTCGGCGACACCGCTGTCGGCCGCACTCGTCCTCGCCCGCTCGGCGGAGGTGCTCGTACACCGCACGGCCTCCTTCAAGTTCGCCGTCGATCTCGAACGGGTCGTACGCCTCGGGGACATCTGGCACGACCGGGGCACGGGCGGGAAGTTCATCACCGTGTACCCGGACGACGACGCCCACTTCGGCGTCCTGGCACGCGAGTTGGACGTCGCGACGGCCGGACTGAGCGGACCGCGGATCCTGTCGGACAGGCCGGTGCGGCCCGGCAGCCTCGTCTCCTTCCGGTACGGGCAGTTCGGCGGCGACATGATCCTGACCGACGACGGCGTCCTCGAACCGTGGATGACCGGCCCGGACGGCAGCAGGATCAAGGACGAGCGCACCGCGGGGTTCGTGTTCCCGCCATGGGCCGCCTACCCCTTCCCCGACGAACCCGGCGCCCCGACGACGACGGCACCGGTGCTGCTGGGAGGACGGTTCAAGGTGGTCCGGGCAGTCCGGCACGCGAACAAGGGCGGCGTCTACCGGGCGTTGGACGAGCGGACGGGCCTCGATGTCATCGTCAAGCACGCGCGGGCCCACGTCGGGGCCCGCCTGGACGGAACCGATGTGCGCGACCGGCTGCGGGGCGAGGCCCGGATGCTGGAGCGGCTCGCACCGCTGGGGATCTCACCCGGGAAGGTGGATCTGTTCGAAGAGCAGGGGGACTTGTTCCTCGTCGAGGAACTCGTGCCCGGACAGCCCCTGCACCTGTGGCAGTCGGCTCGTGCGCGGGACGGCGGACCGGGCGCGGACGAGGCCGTCGAGACGGTCACACGGCTGTTGACCCTGCTGCGGACCGTTCACGAGGCAGGGTTCGTGATCCGCGACTTCAAACCGCACAACATCATGGTCACCCCGGCCGGGGACCTACGGCTGATCGACACGGAGTACGTCATCGAACCGGGGCAGGAGCGCGCGCCCGCATATACGCGCGGATTCGCCGCACCCGAGGTCAGAGCCCTGGGCCTGCACGCGTCACCCGCGGAGGCCGGCCGGGTGGCCGGACCGGAGGCAGACCGCTTCAGCCTCGGGGTGGTCCTCTTCTCCGTCCTGACCGACCTCGATCCACGGTGGGCGGCCGGCTGGACCGACGACGGCCGGCCACAAGACGCGCAGCCGACACTCCCGCTGATCGCCCTCGCCCATCCCCCGCTGGCCCCGTTCGGCGAACTGATCGACGGCCTGACCCGGGCCGACCCCGGCGCCCGGTGGACCCTCCCGTACGCCCTGACCTGGCTGGCCGGGCCCAGCGGGCCCAGCGGAATGCGCGCCGGCGCACCCGAAACCGCGGCCGGGGCCGCGTCCCCGCGAGTCGCGCTCCCCCGGTACCGTCCCACGGCGATCGACCGGCTGCTCGACGACGGTCTCGCCCACCTGCAACGCACCATGACCCCTTGGCGCAGCACCCTCTGGCCGGCACCGGAATGGAATGTGCCGCGCAGCGATCCCTGCAACACCTGGAACGGCGCGGCCGGCGTACTCGCCACCCTCACCCACGCCGCGCAGGCCCTCGGTGACGCCACTGTGCGCACTACCGTGGCCGAGGCCGCCCGCTGGCTCGACGCGCGCCTGCTCGGCGTGGACCGGCTGCTGCCCGGCCTGTGCTTCGGCCGATCGGGCACCGCCTGGGCGCTCCATGACGCCGCCCGGCTCCTCGGTGACACGGCCATGGCCGGTCGGGCGATCACGCTCGCCGAGCGGCTCCCGACCCGCTGGCCGAGCCCCGACTTCACCCATGGCCTCTCCGGGGCGGGCACCGCACGGCTGCACCTGTGGCGGGCCACCGCCGACGACTCGCTCCTCGACGCGGCCTTCGCCTGCGCCGATGCCGTCCTGGGCGCCGCCGACCGGGCGGACGGCGACTGGACCTGGCCGACCTCCCACGACACGGACTCCGTGCTCGCGGGAGCGCACACGTACGGATTCGCCCACGGAACGGCGGGCGTCGGAACGTTCCTCCTGACCGCGGCCGCCGCCGCCGAGGCGCGTGGGCACGCCGGGGACGCGGGCCGGTTCACGGCCGCCGCCATCGGGGCCGGCGACACGCTCGTACGGGCCGCCCGCGTCCAGGACGGCCGGGCCGCGTGGCCTGCCGAAGTCGGAGGCAAACCGCAGCTCCGGCCGGCCACCCAGTGGTGCAACGGCCCGGCGGGCATCGGCACGTTCCTCGTCCGGCTGTGGTCGGCCACCGGCCAGCGGCGCTTCGCGGACCTCGCCGAACAGGCCGCGGCGGCCGCCGTCGGCGATCCGTGGCGTGCGATCGCGGGCGTGTGCTGCGGAAACGCGGGGACCGGCCACTTCCTCCTGGACATGGCCGACATCACGGGAGAGGCCCGCTACCGTGCGCAGGCCGAGGGGATCGCCGCGGTCATCGACGCCCAGCACTGCACGTCCGACGGGCTGCGCCTCGTCGCCGATGCCACGAGCGGCTCCGAGTACGGCAACGGGGCGGCGGGGATCCTCGACTTCCTCCTGCGACTGCGCCACGGCGGCGCGCGTCCGTGGACGGTGCCGTGGACGGCGTCGCGGGCGGCCGAGCCCTCGGCCGAGGGCCCGAACCCCTGA
- a CDS encoding TetR/AcrR family transcriptional regulator → MNQSARRPRSEDRATGGRAPDGRAERGRQSRVKIAEAVLSLLDDGESSFPAERVAERAGVSRRLVFHHFADMSELVETAITRRLEQLIEQIRPLPTSGPRDTRVAALTEQRARILEWITPAQLTLLRLEAPGGRVAEVTREVLDLARARLAEIFAEELERLPAARRAEVLYGLDAVTTWGAWYHWRSSGLSAEAAAGTMKTAVHALLATTDRPGTGS, encoded by the coding sequence GTGAACCAGTCGGCCCGACGACCGCGGTCCGAAGACCGTGCCACCGGCGGTCGCGCCCCGGACGGTCGCGCCGAGCGCGGTCGCCAGTCCCGGGTGAAGATCGCCGAGGCCGTACTGTCCCTGCTCGACGACGGGGAATCCAGCTTCCCCGCGGAACGGGTCGCCGAGCGGGCGGGCGTGTCCCGACGCCTCGTGTTCCACCACTTCGCCGACATGTCCGAGCTGGTGGAGACGGCCATCACCCGCCGCCTGGAGCAGCTGATCGAGCAGATCAGGCCACTTCCGACGTCCGGTCCGCGCGACACCCGGGTGGCGGCCCTGACGGAACAGCGGGCCCGGATCCTGGAGTGGATCACCCCGGCCCAGCTGACCCTGCTGCGCCTGGAAGCCCCGGGGGGCCGTGTCGCCGAGGTCACCCGCGAGGTGCTGGACCTGGCCCGGGCGCGACTGGCCGAGATCTTCGCGGAGGAACTCGAACGCCTGCCCGCCGCACGCAGGGCCGAAGTGCTCTACGGACTGGACGCGGTGACGACCTGGGGCGCCTGGTACCACTGGCGCAGCAGCGGCCTGAGCGCCGAAGCGGCGGCCGGCACCATGAAGACGGCCGTGCACGCCCTGCTCGCCACCACCGACCGGCCCGGGACGGGCTCCTAG